Genomic window (Salinibacterium sp. M195):
AGTTCGCTGTCTCGCGACAGGTCAACGCCGTCACGGCGAACCCTCTGGCGAACCTGATCGGCGATGGTCGTCAGAGCGTTGGACATGCTCATAGTGTGCGGAGTGAGCGCCGTGTTGGCGGCCCGTTGTCCACAGGTGGCGCTCCGTTCTTGCGACGAACGCTCCAGAATTGGGCAGACGTCGCGCGCCGCAGTCACTGATATGATGATTACATCAATTCAGCAAGTGGGCGCGGTCTTATTCCCGCACCTACCTCGCACGCACCGATCAGGAGCACAGCAATGGTCGTTCTCGATGAGCGCAGGCCGCTCTACGAAATCAAGGCGAACCTCTTTAAGGGGCTCGCGCACCCGTACCGCATCCGGGTGCTCGAAATATTGTCGGCGGCCGACGAAGCCTCTGTCGCAGAAATGCTGACCGCGACCGGGCTCGAAGCCTCCCACCTCTCGCAACACCTCGCCGTGCTGCGCCGCTACGGCCTCGTCGTCTCCGAGCGCCGCGCCAGCGTCGTCTACTACCGTCTCGCCCACCCCCAAATTTCTGAACTCCTCCGTGTCGCGCGCGTGCTGCTCGGCGAAATCCTTGCCGATACCGACAGCCAACGCGATCTC
Coding sequences:
- a CDS encoding metalloregulator ArsR/SmtB family transcription factor, which produces MVVLDERRPLYEIKANLFKGLAHPYRIRVLEILSAADEASVAEMLTATGLEASHLSQHLAVLRRYGLVVSERRASVVYYRLAHPQISELLRVARVLLGEILADTDSQRDLVAGLPMIPDAR